One genomic segment of Alphaproteobacteria bacterium LSUCC0719 includes these proteins:
- a CDS encoding YmdB family metallophosphoesterase, with protein MRVLFLGDIVGRGARKAVIEQVPALREELALDFLVVNCENAAGGFGVTPAICDDLFAAGIDVLTTGNHVWDKREIIPYIESTPRLLRPINMAEGTPGAGSVCVTDDAGQRLVVINAITNLFMSDYDPVFPAVNGALVRNQLGRDADFIMIDVHGEATSEKIAIGHHADSRATMVVGTHTHVPTADHQILAGGTAFQTDSGMCGDYDSVIGMDKLAATARFTGTNGPRLSVALGEATLCGLLVESDENGLARAVAPLRRGGRLAAVTPAI; from the coding sequence AGCAGGTGCCGGCGCTGCGCGAAGAGCTGGCGCTGGATTTCCTGGTTGTGAACTGCGAGAACGCGGCCGGCGGGTTTGGCGTGACGCCGGCGATCTGCGATGATCTGTTCGCCGCCGGCATCGATGTGCTGACAACCGGCAACCATGTCTGGGACAAGCGCGAGATCATCCCCTATATCGAGTCGACGCCGCGTCTGCTGCGGCCAATCAACATGGCCGAGGGAACGCCGGGTGCCGGTTCGGTCTGCGTTACCGATGATGCCGGACAGAGGCTTGTTGTGATCAACGCCATCACCAACCTGTTCATGTCGGATTACGACCCGGTCTTTCCGGCGGTGAATGGGGCGCTGGTTCGCAACCAGCTTGGCCGGGATGCCGATTTTATCATGATCGATGTTCATGGCGAGGCCACGTCGGAAAAGATCGCCATCGGCCATCACGCCGATTCCCGTGCCACGATGGTGGTTGGAACCCACACCCATGTGCCGACGGCCGATCACCAGATTCTGGCCGGTGGTACGGCATTCCAGACCGACAGCGGCATGTGCGGTGACTATGACAGTGTGATCGGCATGGACAAGCTGGCGGCAACCGCCAGATTTACCGGCACCAACGGGCCGCGCCTGTCGGTGGCGCTCGGCGAGGCGACCCTGTGCGGGCTGCTTGTTGAAAGTGACGAAAACGGCCTTGCCAGGGCGGTGGCGCCGCTGCGCCGGGGCGGACGTCTTGCGGCGGTGACACCGGCAATCTGA